A genome region from Dickeya dadantii NCPPB 898 includes the following:
- a CDS encoding cytochrome b562 produces the protein MKKTIMAIGLAIAASTVALPFASQAAVKDEMGAMAKSYKSASSANDAATLKADLLNMKAHATKAKADPDFNKSPNSAVFNEGLEKLLKQIDAAIALVDAGKLQEAKAATDELKKTRAEYHKKLGV, from the coding sequence ATGAAAAAAACAATTATGGCTATCGGTCTGGCAATCGCAGCGTCTACTGTAGCCCTGCCGTTCGCCAGCCAGGCCGCCGTCAAAGACGAAATGGGCGCCATGGCGAAGAGCTACAAAAGCGCTTCCAGCGCCAATGATGCCGCCACGCTGAAAGCCGATCTACTAAACATGAAGGCCCATGCGACCAAGGCCAAAGCAGACCCGGATTTCAATAAAAGCCCGAATAGTGCGGTGTTTAACGAAGGTCTGGAGAAACTGCTCAAACAAATCGACGCGGCTATCGCGCTGGTTGATGCAGGCAAACTGCAGGAAGCCAAAGCCGCTACGGATGAACTGAAAAAAACCCGCGCCGAGTACCACAAAAAACTGGGCGTGTAA